One Brassica oleracea var. oleracea cultivar TO1000 chromosome C7, BOL, whole genome shotgun sequence genomic window carries:
- the LOC106303064 gene encoding uncharacterized protein LOC106303064, with translation MEELRERNLIEEGEPIYIPDLENEDLLEENYLSIIVRCLNPGVHKVGGLVKALPPIWGLEDRVKGRGVGENRAQFIFQCERDLKFVMDKGPLFVNGWIVSLDQWSPNPGPNFLNIIPFWIRIRGILIHLLKKQTVEGIISPLGRVDAVELHAKNSESMEYVRAHFG, from the coding sequence ATGGAAGAGCTGAGGGAACGAAACCTCATAGAGGAAGGGGAGCCGATATACATCCCAGATCTGGAAAATGAAGATCTCCTTGAGGAGAACTACCTTAGTATTATTGTTCGCTGCCTCAACCCAGGAGTTCATAAAGTGGGAGGTCTAGTCAAGGCTCTTCCCCCAATCTGGGGACTGGAAGATCGTGTGAAGGGGCGAGGGGTAGGCGAAAACAGAGCTCAGTTCATCTTTCAATGTGAAAGAGATCTCAAGTTCGTTATGGATAAGGGACCGTTGTTCGTCAATGGTTGGATTGTCTCTCTGGATCAATGGTCCCCAAATCCAGGACCAAACTTTCTCAATATTATCCCTTTCTGGATTAGAATCAGAGGAATACTGATTCATCTCCTCAAGAAGCAGACAGTGGAGGGCATCATCTCGCCGTTAGGAAGGGTAGATGCAGTGGAGCTTCACGCTAAAAACTCAGAATCGATGGAGTATGTGAGAGCTCATTTTGGGTAA